AATCTCACAAATTTCGGAGTTTATTTTCAATCTAGACAAATTACCAGGTAAGGCGATCGCGGAAAAATTTACCGGACCAATACAGGAGAAAAATGCCGCCATCCAAAAAATCCGCTCCTGTTCTAAAATACCCCTTGTGGCAAAATCACTTTAAAAATCAACCATCACAACCCCTAAAGGAGAATTCCCATGAGTGCAGAAAGCATGATGTTTAACGGCTTTATCATTGCCATCACTGCGGTTCTTTTTGGTTTAGCCTGGGGATTTTTGATCCTCAAGATTCAAAACAAAGCGGGCAAAGCTGAATAGATTCCAGGGCACGATTGTTAGGATAGGGGTATAGACCCTATATCCCTCTCTGGCGATCGCCATCCCTGCGCCATGTTCAACTTCTTTAAACCCAAAGCCAGCAAAGCAGCCCCACCACCGCTCCCCGAAGATACCGCCCCACGCATTGAGTTTTTTCGAGGAATCACCGAAGAATTAGATAGCATTAGTTTGCAAAAAAATCCCCGCACCGGGATCAAGTCCATTGAAATGACATTTGCCCAGTTCAACGCCCTCGAACGGTTTCAGAGTTTTACGAGTGGTTTTAATGGCGTTGTCACCCTCATTGATGAAGAAGGCGATATTGCCATGACCCCTTCCAGTTGTCGCATTGTTTTTGGGGGTGAAGAAGGCGAAGATCTGCGGGGCGTTGTCTGCCGCGTCGAAATTGATAACTCAGATCATTGGGAACGGGTGATGCGCTTTTTGCACCGCTATGCCGATGAGCATGGTTTTTCCTACGGTGAAACTACCCCAGAAAATCAGCCCCCTGATGCCGCAGCCCTAGATCAAAATTAAGATGTAAATTCAAGATTCTCTTCATCCCAAAAGCGCATCACTCCTCCAAAAAGGTATCAAGAGCTACGAATTCCCCTAAAAAAGAATGTGATTCTTTATCGCAACTTCTTGCAGTGGTAAAGCATTTTTGAGCTATTTGAACTGTCGTTAATTCAATCAATAATTATTTAAGTGTTAATGCTTTTTACGCTTATTTTCAGGAAAGTCGCATTGCCTGCTTTATGCCCTGATAGATTGTGAACTGTCGATAGTTCTACTCCCATACACAAAGCCAAAAATGTCTTGCTTAGATCTGCAGCTTCAAAATGCTTTTTTAGGACAGGAAGGAAACAATGCTCGGAGAAATATGGTCCTTTCGGGGTAGGTATAAAATCCTGCACATGACTTGGTTTGCTTTTTTCTTATCGTTTGTGGTGTGGTTTAATTTTCCACCTTTTGCAACCACAATCGCTGAAGATTTTGGCTTAAATGGTGCTCAGTTAGGAACGATTGGGCTATGTAATGTGGCTTTGACTGTTCCTGCACGGATCATTATTGGGATGCTGCTGGATAAATATGGCCCCCGCTTAACCTATTCTCTTTTGCTAATCTATGCGGCAATCCCTTGCCTGATTTTTGCGACGGCCCAGAGCTTCAATCAGTTGGTTTTAGGGCGTCTTTTGATGGGCATTGTTGGGGCAGGATTTGTAATTGGTATTCGAATGGTGGCGGAATGGTTTCCCCCGAAAGATGTAGGGACAGCGGAAGGCATCTATGGCGGGTGGGGCAATTTTGGTTCGGCATTTTCAGCTTTTACCATGGTCATTTTTGGGACGATCCTTGCGTTTCTGCCTGGGGCATTTAGTTTTGGTCAACCAGAAAGTTTCCAGATTCTCTTTTTCCCGGAATTTAGTGCGGCTATTTTGAATTGGCGAGCGGCGATCGCCGGTACAGGAATTATTGCTGCATTGTATGGTGTCTTGTACTACTTCAACGTGAGTGATACGCCTTCTGGCAAAGCTTACCAACGCCCGAAGAGTGCAAGGGGCATGGAGGTAACGACTAAGAAAGATTTTTGGTTCTTGATCGTTATGAATCTGCCTTTAACGCTTATTTTGATGCTATTGGCTTGGCGTTTACAGAAGGTAAATTTTTTGGATAATACTGGCCTTACCATTGCGCTGTTGGTTTTAGCCGGCTTGTATCTGTTCCAAACCTATAATTGTTGGACTGTAAATAAAGATTTGATGACGGGAAAGAAGCGCTATGCTCCAGAAGATCGTTATGATTTTAGCCAAGTCGCAATTTTAGAATTGACCTATGTTGTGAACTTTGGTTCTGAGCTGGCGGTGGTCACGATGTTGCCTGCTTTCTTTGAAGGAACCTTTGGTTTAGATAAGGCGATGGCAGGGATTATTGCTTCGAGTTATGCCTTTATGAACCTTGTTTCTCGGCCAGGGGGAGGCTTAATCTCGGATAAGATGGGCAGCCGGAAATGGACAATGGTTGTGCTGACTTTGGGGATGGGGATCGGTTATCTCTTGATGAGCTCGGTGGCTGGTGACTGGCCCCTGGCGATCGCCGTGTTGTTAACAATGGCTTGTTCTTTTTTTGTACAGGCAGCGGAAGGATCAACTTTTGCGATCGTCCCCCTCGTGAAACGACGAATTACTGGGCAAATCGCCGGAAATGTTGGGGCCTATGGCAATGTAGGAGCCGTGGCTTATTTGACAGTTTTACTGCTACTGACTGAGGCCTCCGCAGGCAATAATGGCGGTGAACCAGTGATGGCAGTGGTCAATGCAGGTTTTTTCCAGGTACTGGGCATCGCTGGCTTGGTTGTGGGTTTTCTTTGTGCTTTTTTCCTCAAAGAACCAAAGGGCTCTTTTGCTGAGTTTCATGGGGGAGAGACGCCAGTGACAGTGCCTCACTCCGTTAAGGAAGAAGTGACCTATTAAGTGTTGAGATGCGATTTGTTTAGGTCAAACCTGTAAAACAAGTGTCATGACAAGCGATGGCACTTTACAGGTTTTTTCGATTCTGTTTCCTAGGATCATGGTCGGTCTTCTATCACCACCGCCATAGTAAAAATCTCTCTTGTTGAAAGTCGTTTTATTGTTGGACATCTGTCGTCCTATTTTCATTGAAGTTTTAATCTGGCGGTTTAGTAATGGATCTGCGCAAAACAAAAACCCTCTGTCCCTATTGTGGTGTTGGTTGTGGCTTGGAAGTCTCTGAAGTGACCAAAAATGGCCAACCGACCCTCAAGGTGATGGGCGATCGCCAACATCCTTCGAGCCTCGGTAAGGTTTGTGTGAAAGGGGCCACCATTGCTGAAGCCCTCGACCGGGACCGGTTGCTTTATCCGATGTTTAGGCGATCGCTCTCCGAAAAATTCCAGCGGATCAGTTGGGATGAAGCCTTTGATCTCATCGTCAATCGCATCCAAGCAGTAAAGGCCAGCCATGGCGTAGATGGCATCGCCATGTATGGCTCCGGGCAACTGCAAACCGAAGACTACTACACCGCCCAAAAACTCCTCAAGGGCTGTTTAGGAACCAATAATTTTGATGCCAATTCTCGCCTTTGTATGGCCTCGGCAGCTGTAGGCTATACCCAAAGTCTTGGTGCCGATGGGCCGCCTGCCTGTTATGAAGATCTAGAGCTCACCGATTGCGCCTTTATTATTGGCAGTAATACCGCTGAATGCCACCCAATTGTGTTTAATCGCCTGCGAGAACACCTCAAACGCTCTAAAGCAAAACTGATCGTTGTCGATCCACGCTGCACTAAAACTGCCGAAGTCGCCGATCTACATCTAGCGATTAAACCCGGCACGGATATTGATTTGCTCAATGGCATTGCCCATCTATTGCTGAAGTGGGGCAAAATTGACACGCTTTTCATTGATGAATGCACCAACGGCTTTTCGAAATATGCGATGTTAATCCAGAGCTATACCCCAGAAATGGTGGCGCGGCGCTGTGGCATTCGCATCGATCACCTGGAGCAGGCGGCAGAATATTGGGCCAAAGCAGAGAGTGTGTTGTCTCTCTGGTCGATGGGCATGAATCAATCCTCGGAAGGAACAGCAAAGGTGCGTACCTTAATCAACCTCCATCTAATGACCGGAGATATTGGTCGACCGGGGTCGGGGCCATTTTCCTTGACGGGGCAACCCAATGCCATGGGGGGCCGGGAGGCCGGGGGGTTATCCCACCTGCTACCGGGATATCGCACTGTCAAAAATCCAGCCCATCGCGCCTTTATCGAACAGGCTTGGCAGTTACCGCCAAATTCCATTGCTCCCCTGCCGGGTCGAGATGCCTGGGCGATGATTGAGGGGTTAGAAGCGGAAGAAGTGGGCCTCTTTTGGGTGGTAGCCACCAATCCAGCGGTGAGTATGCCGGATTTGGAACGAACAAAGGCGGCCCTGCTCAAATCGCCCTTTACAATCTGCCAGGATGCCTACTATCCAACGGAAACAACGAATTATGCTCATTTGCTATTGCCAGCGCTGCAGTGGGGCGAAAAAACAGGCACGATGACAAATTCTGAGCGGATAGTGACCTATTGCCCCCAGTTTCGCGATCGCCCGGGAGAAGCTTGGGCCGACTGGGAAATTTTTGCAGAGGTGGGCCGTCGCTTGGGCTTTCAGCAACAGTTTCGGGCGGTGTCTTCGGCGGAAATTTACGCTGAATTTACACAACTCACAGGCGATCGCCCCTGTAACATGACCGGTCTAAGTCACCAGCGTTTGGCAGCCGAAGGCCCAATCCAGTGGCCCTGTCCCGCCGAGGAAAATCCCAGCGAAGTGACACCTGATAATCGCGGTCTCTTGCAAAAACTGTTGCATCAGGAGCAGCCCCTCAAAGGCAAACGTCTTTACACTGACCGCCGCTTTCATACCGCCGATGGTCGAGCTAAATTTGCCGCCTACCATTCCCGGGGGCTAGCTGAGCCCCCCAACACAGAATATCCCTTTGTGTTGACCATCGGACGGCTCTATGGCCATTGGCACACGATGACCCGCACGGGACGCATTGAAAAAATTCGTAAACTCCACCCCAATCCTTTTCTCGAAATTCATCCCCGCGATGCCGCCCGTCTAGGCATTACCGCAGGGGAGCTCGTCGAAGTGCGATCGCCCAGAGGCATGGCCCGTTTCCCGGCCCTAATCACGAAAAATATTACACCGGGGACAGTATTTGCACCGATGCACTGGGGGGCGCTCTGGGGCGAAAATACCGAGGCCAATGCCCTCAGCCATGCAGCCACTTGCCCAGACTCTCTGCAGCCAGAACTCAAAGCCTGTGCCGTGCAATTGTGTAAGGTCGAACTAGCCCCGGGGCGATCGCCTTCCCTGGCTACCGAAGCCATCATCAGCGTCTAAATTAAAGTTCGCTGAGTAACAATTGGCTGGCGATCGTGAGATAAACCCAAACACCAATCACATCCACCACCGTGGTGATAAAGGGCGCAGACATTAAGGCAGGGTCTAAATTGAGCTTTTTAAAGAGAAATGGTAACCCCGCCCCAGCAATCGAAGCCAGCACTGAAATAATGGTCAGGGTTAAACCCACTGTCACCGCAACCAGCCAATTCCCTTGTAAAAAATAAGCCCAAACCACCACCGTTAGCCCAAGCACGACACCCAATAATAGTCCGGCGATCGCCTCCCGCCATAGCACTTTCAGCAGCTTTTGGCGGGAGAGCTCAGCGGTATTCAAGCCCCGAATGACCACCGTAGATGACTGAGCACCAATATTGCCCCCTGTATCAATGAGCAGTGGAATAAAAGCGGTTAAGGCGACGACTTGGGCTAATACTGCTTCTTGAGAGCGAATCACACTGCCGGTCAAGGTGTTTGTCAATAACAACACAAACAGCCACACCACCCGTTTGCGAACAATGCTCCACAGCTTGGCCTGGAAATAATTATCCCCCGTCGATTGGATCCCTCCAGAAGTGTAAATGTCTTCTGTGGTTTCGGCTTCAATGATATCAATCACATCATCAACGGTGATAATCCCCACCAACCGTTGCTCCGAGTCCACCATTGGTAATGCTAAAAAATCATAACGTTGGATGATTTTGGCGACTTCTTCTTGGTCAGTATCGGTGTGCACTGAGATCACCTCTCGGGTCATACAAGGCCTGACAGGTTTCTCTGGAGGCCATGGGGTATGATCTTGATTTTGCGAAGATTTTTTGACATGGCAGTGGACTACGATTTAGTGGTGCTTGGGGCGACAGGAGCCGGGATTGCAACGGCACGGCGGGCGATCGCCCAAGGGCTTAAAGTGGCTTTAGTACAGCAAACAATATCCCCCCTCCGCGATCAACAACGGTGTGCCCTCGAAAAGGTGTTGTTACATTTAGCGGCCCAGCCCCAACCTGTCGATATTGCGGCTTGGATTAAGGGGGCGATCGCCCCAGATGATTTCTATGAGCCCTTGGCCCGTCTCGCCGAAACTGGGGTGGATGTGATTTCCGAGCTGGGTCAATTCCGCTGGCGACCCCAGATTAGTTTTGTGACAGAAACACGCTGCCTCCGAGGGAAACATTATGCGATCGCCCCGGGCACCGCTTGGACAACCCCACCCCAAGAAAATTTCCTCAGCCCCGATGCTTTACTCGATGCCGATATTTGGCCCACTTTACCGGAGAAAATCACCATTGTGGGCCAAGATTCCCATTGTTTAACCATCGCCTACTGCCTGGCGAAATTCGGTAAAACGGTGACTTTAATTGCCGAAAAATTCTTGTTCCCCACGGAAGATCCCGATTGTGTCGGCAATCTCCAAACTTTTTTAGAAGTGGCTGGGGTGACGCTCCAATTTGCAAACACCGGCCCATGCCAGGAATTACTCGCCCAAGCGAATCAAGCGGTAATTTGGGCCGAAAGCCGGCGGGGTTTAACGACACAGCTCAATTTACCACCTGATTTTTGTCGCCTGCCCCAGATGTTCCTGCGGGTGAATGGGCAACTGCAAACCCCCCAAAAAAATATCCATGGCTGCGGCCCAGTGTTGGGAGGCTATGATCTGCCGGAATTGGCGATCGCCGAAGCCACAACCCTAGTGGTCAACCTTTCCCAGCGCCGCCAACTCTCTTGCCCTTACACCACAACCCCCTACCGCCTGTTTGCACCGCTCCCCTTCGACCATGTGGGGATCCAGAATTCCCATCTGCCCCCAGATGGTCGGTTTTTATCGAAAATGTTTCCCCTAGACCGCGTTGATCAGCTGCAATTTCCCCAGGAATTGACCATCAAACTCTGGCTCAATGCCCAAGATCA
The nucleotide sequence above comes from [Synechococcus] sp. NIES-970. Encoded proteins:
- the psbW2 gene encoding photosystem II complex subunit — encoded protein: MFNFFKPKASKAAPPPLPEDTAPRIEFFRGITEELDSISLQKNPRTGIKSIEMTFAQFNALERFQSFTSGFNGVVTLIDEEGDIAMTPSSCRIVFGGEEGEDLRGVVCRVEIDNSDHWERVMRFLHRYADEHGFSYGETTPENQPPDAAALDQN
- the petM gene encoding cytochrome b6-f complex subunit VII: MSAESMMFNGFIIAITAVLFGLAWGFLILKIQNKAGKAE
- the narB gene encoding nitrate reductase, whose amino-acid sequence is MDLRKTKTLCPYCGVGCGLEVSEVTKNGQPTLKVMGDRQHPSSLGKVCVKGATIAEALDRDRLLYPMFRRSLSEKFQRISWDEAFDLIVNRIQAVKASHGVDGIAMYGSGQLQTEDYYTAQKLLKGCLGTNNFDANSRLCMASAAVGYTQSLGADGPPACYEDLELTDCAFIIGSNTAECHPIVFNRLREHLKRSKAKLIVVDPRCTKTAEVADLHLAIKPGTDIDLLNGIAHLLLKWGKIDTLFIDECTNGFSKYAMLIQSYTPEMVARRCGIRIDHLEQAAEYWAKAESVLSLWSMGMNQSSEGTAKVRTLINLHLMTGDIGRPGSGPFSLTGQPNAMGGREAGGLSHLLPGYRTVKNPAHRAFIEQAWQLPPNSIAPLPGRDAWAMIEGLEAEEVGLFWVVATNPAVSMPDLERTKAALLKSPFTICQDAYYPTETTNYAHLLLPALQWGEKTGTMTNSERIVTYCPQFRDRPGEAWADWEIFAEVGRRLGFQQQFRAVSSAEIYAEFTQLTGDRPCNMTGLSHQRLAAEGPIQWPCPAEENPSEVTPDNRGLLQKLLHQEQPLKGKRLYTDRRFHTADGRAKFAAYHSRGLAEPPNTEYPFVLTIGRLYGHWHTMTRTGRIEKIRKLHPNPFLEIHPRDAARLGITAGELVEVRSPRGMARFPALITKNITPGTVFAPMHWGALWGENTEANALSHAATCPDSLQPELKACAVQLCKVELAPGRSPSLATEAIISV
- a CDS encoding Mg2+ transport protein, which encodes MTREVISVHTDTDQEEVAKIIQRYDFLALPMVDSEQRLVGIITVDDVIDIIEAETTEDIYTSGGIQSTGDNYFQAKLWSIVRKRVVWLFVLLLTNTLTGSVIRSQEAVLAQVVALTAFIPLLIDTGGNIGAQSSTVVIRGLNTAELSRQKLLKVLWREAIAGLLLGVVLGLTVVVWAYFLQGNWLVAVTVGLTLTIISVLASIAGAGLPFLFKKLNLDPALMSAPFITTVVDVIGVWVYLTIASQLLLSEL
- the merA gene encoding putative mercuric reductase: MILILRRFFDMAVDYDLVVLGATGAGIATARRAIAQGLKVALVQQTISPLRDQQRCALEKVLLHLAAQPQPVDIAAWIKGAIAPDDFYEPLARLAETGVDVISELGQFRWRPQISFVTETRCLRGKHYAIAPGTAWTTPPQENFLSPDALLDADIWPTLPEKITIVGQDSHCLTIAYCLAKFGKTVTLIAEKFLFPTEDPDCVGNLQTFLEVAGVTLQFANTGPCQELLAQANQAVIWAESRRGLTTQLNLPPDFCRLPQMFLRVNGQLQTPQKNIHGCGPVLGGYDLPELAIAEATTLVVNLSQRRQLSCPYTTTPYRLFAPLPFDHVGIQNSHLPPDGRFLSKMFPLDRVDQLQFPQELTIKLWLNAQDQLLGATVLGDRSGKLIYHCRDLIQTQKPFQTWDNFLENAGLLAEMVW
- the narK gene encoding nitrate transporter, whose amino-acid sequence is MLGEIWSFRGRYKILHMTWFAFFLSFVVWFNFPPFATTIAEDFGLNGAQLGTIGLCNVALTVPARIIIGMLLDKYGPRLTYSLLLIYAAIPCLIFATAQSFNQLVLGRLLMGIVGAGFVIGIRMVAEWFPPKDVGTAEGIYGGWGNFGSAFSAFTMVIFGTILAFLPGAFSFGQPESFQILFFPEFSAAILNWRAAIAGTGIIAALYGVLYYFNVSDTPSGKAYQRPKSARGMEVTTKKDFWFLIVMNLPLTLILMLLAWRLQKVNFLDNTGLTIALLVLAGLYLFQTYNCWTVNKDLMTGKKRYAPEDRYDFSQVAILELTYVVNFGSELAVVTMLPAFFEGTFGLDKAMAGIIASSYAFMNLVSRPGGGLISDKMGSRKWTMVVLTLGMGIGYLLMSSVAGDWPLAIAVLLTMACSFFVQAAEGSTFAIVPLVKRRITGQIAGNVGAYGNVGAVAYLTVLLLLTEASAGNNGGEPVMAVVNAGFFQVLGIAGLVVGFLCAFFLKEPKGSFAEFHGGETPVTVPHSVKEEVTY